The DNA region CTGACGGTATTACCAGAGAACGGTTCATCCCCGTGGGCACGGGGAACACATATAATAAACGGTAATGTCGCGCAATTGATGCGGTTCATCCCCGTGGGCACGGGGAACACTTGCGTCGGCTTTTCTAGTGCTGACTCGGTGACGGTTCATCCCCGTGGGCACGGGGAACACTGAGTCGGTGAAAATAAGTCCATAATCTCTCTCGGTTCATCCCCGTGGGCACGGGGAACACAACGAGATTAACTACGACAAAACGCTGGTCAGCGGTTCATCCCCGTGGGCACGGGGAACACATCTTCCGAAAGTCCACTATCTGTCGCTCGGGCGGTTCATCCCCGTGGGCACGGGGAACACGGTTAAATCTACGGGACTGTTAACAGTAAAATCGGTTCATCCCCGTGGGCACGGGGAACACTAAAAGAAATGCTATCCTATCACGACAAGTGGCGGTTCATCCCCGTGGGCACGGGGAACACTTCTACAGCGCATGAATAGTCACGTTCTACCTCGGTTCATCCCCGTGGGCACGGGGAACACTCGTTGTGCCCGAGGTGGAGTACGAGGGTCGGCGGTTCATCCCCGTGGGCACGGGGAACACCCACAGCACTCAGGTTAGCGTCAAAGTCCGGTCGGTTCATCCCCGTGGGCACGGGGAACACGAAGTTTATCCGCACTAACGAAAGTCTGTCTGCGGTTCATCCCCGTGGGCACGGGGAACACTCTAAACGGATATTACTGTTTTATATAACAAAAATCGACCTGCATTTTTCTACCAACTTTTTAAAGAGCAAACTGGGCTTATTTATCCTCATCACTCGGCTTGAATACCACCAACCTTAAACCATCTAAATCGACAGGCTCCCGACGGTTTTCACCATAAGTTTGAAAGTCAAAACCTGATTCATTGTTCATCGCCCAACACATCACCACGTTGCCGGAGTCAGCAAGTTCTGTTACCTGCTCCCAAATCATTTCCCGCACGCGACGTGTTACATCGCCCACATAGACACCGGCGCGCACTTCGAGCAACCAGACAGCAAGTCTGCCACGTAATCTTGGCGGTACGGCTTCGGTGACGACAACAAGCATAGTCATTATTTAGCCGCTCCTATGTCCGCTATCACCGATTGATTTTGGCTCAGGTATAGCTGGTGGTTGGGCGTCATGAGGCGGTTCAGGCGGTGCAATATCACCTGCCGCTAATACCTCTTCGATCATCGGAATAATATTTTTCAATAACTTGCTGGTTCTAAAGAGTTCACGACAAGCAAGACGTACTTGTCTATCAGGTGCTGCGGGTGAAGAGGCGGCAACTTTGAAGGCGAGTGGTATGACCGTGTCAAATTTAACAATGTCTGCAATATCATAAACAAACGAAAGTGGTTTACCCGAGTGGATAAATCCAATCGCCGGCGCGTAACCAGCTGCTAAAATAGCCGCTTCAGTCACGCCATAAAGGCAACTGGTCGCCGCACTAATACATTGATTGGTCACATCGCCTTTATCCCAGTCATTTGGATCATAGTTGCGGCCATGCCATTCAACGCCGTATTGCTTGGCCAATATTTTGTAGCTGTTGCGTACTCGAGCCCCTTCAATTCCACGTAATTGTTCAACACTACGTCTTTGAGGCGCCGGCTCACCAAATCGTCGCTCAAACATTTTACGCACGACTTTTAGACGTAAATCAGGGTCAAGCGCAAGCTGCGCTTGGTATAAAAGACGATCAGACCGCGCACCGCCAGGTTGCCCCACAGAATACAGTCTCACCCCTGCTTCACCGACCCAAATCAATAATGTACCCGTTGTTGCCGCGAGTTTAACCGCAGCATGACTGATGCGCGTACCCGGCTCCAACATAATGCATACCACTGAGCCCACTGGGATATGCATTCGTTCACCATTCACCTCATCAATCACAACAAAGGCACCATCACGCACATCAATGCGCCCCATCCCGACAAAAACCATCGAACGCCTGTCTTTTATCGGGATAGGTTTCAACGGAATGAACCCCATGGTGCCTCCATATTTATTGGCCGATATCTATGCAGGCCGAATCAGCATTAACCCACAACCCATAGCTTTGGCGCGCCCAAAACCTTTTGCGTATTGTTCCAAAAAGCGTTCGCTGTCTTGGAGCGTTAAAGTACCGCGAGCATTCACACTCGAAAACTGCACATGCGCGCCACTCTTTTTCCAACTTTGATGTTGGGTATATCCCTCAATCGTTGGCACGTTATCGAATGTTATACCCCACTGCGACAATCGATTTTCATCACAAAGCCATTGTTGCGCGGCCTGATCCATAGTTTCCTGCAGTTCGATAGCACTCACTTCCCCCGCCTGCTTTTTAGCATGCATAAGGACATCGTGCCGCTGTCGCTTTCCTTTTGCATCTGTCACACAAATCGTCGGGTTTACCTTTAGCTGAAAGTGAAGTCGCTGGCCATTGTATAACTGGGGCGAAAATAGCTTGGTTTGGAGATCAAACACACCAGTTTCATCTTGTGGTGGAATAGTTGAAAGAACATAAAACAATGGCCGTCCCGTGGCCTGTTCTTGCTCCTCTCGATATATAAACGGTCGTTCACTCGCATGACGAAAGAGTTGCCAAATGATTTGGTGCGTACTGTATGCACCATTGTGGCCAAATTTTGAGATCAGTTTAACTGCTTGTGCAGATGACAGTAGCCGGACTTTAGACAGGTACATCATTGGCCTCCTCTACCGTCAATTGATGCAT from Salinivibrio kushneri includes:
- the cas2e gene encoding type I-E CRISPR-associated endoribonuclease Cas2e, which codes for MTMLVVVTEAVPPRLRGRLAVWLLEVRAGVYVGDVTRRVREMIWEQVTELADSGNVVMCWAMNNESGFDFQTYGENRREPVDLDGLRLVVFKPSDEDK
- the cas1e gene encoding type I-E CRISPR-associated endonuclease Cas1e; protein product: MGFIPLKPIPIKDRRSMVFVGMGRIDVRDGAFVVIDEVNGERMHIPVGSVVCIMLEPGTRISHAAVKLAATTGTLLIWVGEAGVRLYSVGQPGGARSDRLLYQAQLALDPDLRLKVVRKMFERRFGEPAPQRRSVEQLRGIEGARVRNSYKILAKQYGVEWHGRNYDPNDWDKGDVTNQCISAATSCLYGVTEAAILAAGYAPAIGFIHSGKPLSFVYDIADIVKFDTVIPLAFKVAASSPAAPDRQVRLACRELFRTSKLLKNIIPMIEEVLAAGDIAPPEPPHDAQPPAIPEPKSIGDSGHRSG
- the cas6e gene encoding type I-E CRISPR-associated protein Cas6/Cse3/CasE; translation: MMYLSKVRLLSSAQAVKLISKFGHNGAYSTHQIIWQLFRHASERPFIYREEQEQATGRPLFYVLSTIPPQDETGVFDLQTKLFSPQLYNGQRLHFQLKVNPTICVTDAKGKRQRHDVLMHAKKQAGEVSAIELQETMDQAAQQWLCDENRLSQWGITFDNVPTIEGYTQHQSWKKSGAHVQFSSVNARGTLTLQDSERFLEQYAKGFGRAKAMGCGLMLIRPA